In Gopherus evgoodei ecotype Sinaloan lineage unplaced genomic scaffold, rGopEvg1_v1.p scaffold_32_arrow_ctg1, whole genome shotgun sequence, the genomic window GATGAGGGCTTCCCTTTTTTTCCTAATGATCACTTCTTTTCCTAGTACATTGTACAGGAACTATGGCACTGTGGAATGTGGCAAATTAattgaaaacaagactttttaccTTTCCTTGCCCAAGGCGAcacttggggtgtgtgtggctggagaaaatgcacgcaccccctcccacccccagaatATCCTTGACAATAGATTTGTGGGTTATGTACAGCACCTTTGGAGTCCAGTGATAGCATTTCACATCTGTTATAACAAATCAGATTACATTAACTGATCAAGAGGAATGTTCCCCCACTTCCCTTCAGAAAGTCTGAGGGAGACAAAGCAAGACCGTCTGCTTTACTGAGCATGGAAGCTGGATAGAAACCAATGTAAGTTACAAATACAGCCCGATAAGACAGACAAGGGAGCGGAGGTCCAAACTCAGTTATGCTGAAacctataaaaagaaagaaacctgGCGGACTTAGGATCATACTTTGTACTCATATATTAACTTGCACCTAGAGAATTCCTGTAGATGAAACAGCCAGGAGTGGAATTTGGTTAGAACAGTTTAGAAAGGGGAAGGGGGGACCACGCGCACTGGGtgcattcccctcctcctcttctcccccccccccaccccccgcatctCATTCCCTCCATCCCATGCCTCCAAACGCGAGTCAGTCGGTGGGAGGAGTTTGCTCAGAGCTGGTTACATCACCTCCCTGCCCATGGGTTCTTGCTTTTGTACAGGAAGAGACAAAATGAGGCAGACGCCATTTTAGAAGCACAGGGGagataggaggaaaaaaaacccacaaacaaaaagGCTTCAGTATCTATTAAGAAGGAATTCATATAACAATACAGCCCCCAccatagatatatatatacacacacatacacacccacccCTCTTTGTATCCTATAATCTCAATCCTACAAAGCTACACTTATTAAAAATACAAGAGGGAAAGCCAATTCTTGTTAGCATGAGCCGGAAGATTCACTACAGAATCTCCCCATCACCATGGGGGGGAGGGCTAATTTGTCCCCCTCCAAAGTATGGGAGGGGCAGaaaaagtggggtgggggggtaaaaaatgggatctgcaaaaaaaaatgctgcttgccAGAACAAAGACAAGGAGACAAAACAGCTTTGCCATCTTTAGTAGGGAGGGGAAAATAGAAAGCgagaatcacatttttaaaagcacattagATTTTGTTATAACTGGAGTCTAAATGTTATCAAATTTCacgctgcttttaaaaaattaaaattactgttttaacaagatttgaaaattttaaaaaccaaCTCTTGCAATCTTTATTTCTAGATTGCCACCCAATTCTTAAAGATTGCCCTTTCGCCCCAACTACtacatatataagcaaatacatTAAAGTGGTACCCCGGGTGCTAAAAAAATAAACTCACACCAAAAACCCTAGCATTTACATTGAATTTAAAAATCTAGAAATGGATTTGACATATCACCATAAGGTTATTTTTTAAACCAACCCATCGTCTAATGCCATTTTTTTGCTTTCCTTGCCACTTACAGCCTTACCCTGCAATCTTTATGTACAGATTGCTCATTTTCCTTGTCTCCCACACAAAAAAGCGATACTTTATGGCTCAGTCACCGCCATCTTTTGTGTGGGAGCTCATTAACCCTTCATATTCGTGGAGACAATGGATTTGTCTAAGAGACCATCGTACTCCTTATAAATATGCATTCATATTTTGCAAAATGCCTGACTTTTAAGGGTTAACCATCTTGAAACAAAGCCTACTTTCCTCTcaattatatacatatttttggTTTCTTCCTGGCGTTAATTCTTTTTGATAgaggaggaattttttttttggtcagttgGTTGAAAATTCGACACTTACTATCCAATAATTTTTCGTCGACAGCGCTTCAAGGtttgttatttttttgtttgattaaagtggtgtattttaaagaaaaaaaataattgatttgtttttggtcatggctttaaaaaaatacagcaacTTTTTGGGAATTTTTGGTGGTTTGTCGAGATAAAGAGATGCAAAAagttgctagatttaaaaaaaggatCAGGACAGGTTGTtgctaattattttttgtttggtcTTTTGGTATGTTTAAGTGGCAGTTTCCTTCAGGTCACAAAGAATTTGAACGGCTTCCCAAGGACGGTCGAAAATATGGTGGCTGCTTTTTTGTGTCTTCCAAGGACCAAGTGGGGGGGGATTTTTCTCTTTCTCGTAGCAAATTCGACGCCAGTCTCAAGACCAAACCAACCTAGAacagaagagaagggaaaaaaaacaacactgcaaTGAGCATTTTTAGACAGAAAAGGAAACCCCCCGGCCCAAGATTTTTAACtacaaaaatacaaaatttggcaaaaatgttaatttttaggttttgtttttttttaaatcactgggaTGTGGGCTGCGGTAAATTTTTGCAAATCTGTGGACTGGGAACGAAAATGAGGATTTATGGGGAAccaaccggggggggggggggggcttggagTTTCATGGTTCAAATGAAACCCAGCTTCAATTAAAAGCCCCGCGCCCTGCCTCAGACCCAGGGAGTTAATTAGCAGCAGAAATTACTAATAATCAAGGTCATTCAGAAGGGCTAACAGCAGCCCCCCAAAccactcctcccccgcccccaccccatcccccagcctcGCGTTCCTCAGAGCTCAGCACTTACCTCTAACCAGACCCCAGAATGGCCGAACACCGCGCGAGTGGCGCCTTTTATATGCGGCCCCGCCCTCCGACTCCGACCCCGCCCCCCTGCGGCTTGTGCTGCGGCGCGAGAACAAAGCTTCCGTCCTCTccgctccccctcctccctcgtACCCAACGGCTGGTTACTCGAGAACCGATTTAAAACCCCTAGCGAAACACGCCACCGGGGTCCCCTCTGCATGTGCGAGCGGGATCTAAGATcgaaaatcaattttaaaatcgGCGACGGTTGTGACGCAGTTAGGAAGAGGCCCCAGCGCGCGTGCGCGAAGGGGAAGGGCGGAGTGACCGGGTTTGGCTGCCGGGCAACGCCCTTGCGGAAGTGTAAAGAGACACTCTATACCGCGCATGCGCAGGGGTGGGGCCGGCTGATTCCCCTTAACTGTCGTCCTGAAGGTTGTGCGCATGCGCAGCCAACGCCCGGCATTGTCCAGCTTGTGGCGCAGTTTTTATTCCGCTCCGAGCTGTGCGCAGGCGCGCCAACAAATGGGTCAGCGCATGCGCAATGATCATCCCGCATGTTTCAAACTAAACCTATTAATCCTTGCAACATTTCTTTCTAACCTACAAGCCGACGCGGGAGAGAGTTGTCGAGTCGGATGTttcgttaaaaaaaataaacaggcgAATGCGTGATCGCACTAACTCGGTGGTCACGTGGAAAAAGATGGCTGCTGCCGAGGCGGCTTTGATTTGCGTTAGTCACCACGCATGCGCACAGATCACCGTACCGCAAGATGGCGGCTTCTAGGGGCACCTTGTTTCTGCGAAGGGCCGCGAGCAGCCTGCCCGGGCTGGCTCTGCTCCCGAGGCTCTTCTGGGCCCAGGTGAGGAGCGGGGCTAAGGGGGCCGGCTGGGACCATGTGCTGTGATGTCATTGCATATATCACTTTGTGAGGATGACGTCAATTGCTGTACCGGAAATGTCACTGTGATGTCATTGTGCCAGGGTGGGTGGAGTGTGATGTCAGAGCTGCCCTGCACCAAAATCGCTTGCTATGATGTCATCATGCCATGAGGGGGCAGCGTGGCATCATGATTGCAGTGCCATGAGGTCATCGCACCTTAGGGCTGGGGGCAATGTGACTTCATGGCTGCTGTGCTGTCAGGTTATCGTGGTGACGTGACATCATGGCTGCCATGCTGTGAGATCATCATGCTAAGGGGTAGCAGTGTGACATTGTGGGTATCATGCTGTCATGGTGCTGTGTGGCATTGGGCAACATGATGTGACTTGGCATTGTCCTGCTGTGACTCCACAAGGGTGGGTCAGGGAGCGGCATGACATTATTGCTCTTCCCAGAGTCTCCCTGCCATCACATCACCCTGCAGTGCTGTGGTTATGCACTTCAACATAACACAACACGGTTATCCAGGGCTGAGCCAGCCTGCCAACTTGATTGCTGGGCCACGCCAGATCGGATTGCAGCAGGATATGACGTTCCCCTGGTGTGGTGTTACTCCATTGTGCGGCATCGCTGTGTCATGTGGGATCTCAGAGCCCTGTTGTGGGAGCCTACAGGCTATTTCGGCTTTGAGGCACGAGCCCACTGGGCCTCCCACCTTAGTCACGGCTTTCTGCTGTTGTTTCCATATGGTGTCCAGCAACTCGGGACAGGGCGGCTCCAGACAGCAGATCCATTTGTCCTTACTCTGTGTTTATTTGCTTTTTCCTTAAAAGTAGccaggaaattaaatgcaaaaatatcaTTAAAGTTGCTTGCTAAAAAAATCATGCTAGCATCTTCCAACTCCCAAGAATAAACTCTTTCACATGCACTAGCCCTGCTGTTTCATCACAGAATGGCATTGGgctctgctgaaatgcagcctcccCTTGGTGAAGCTCAGCAATGAACCGCtgcagagcagggggaagggttCAGGCAAGAGCACCGGGGCATACCATTGTGCCTGCAAAGCCCAATCAGTGCATTTTTCAGTGATGGGTGAGTGATTCTTCTCTCCCCTATGCGGTGTTGCTATGTGGCtattccccagctgccccaccccacaggTGGCCACAGTTCTGTGATGGGTGAATTAACCCCCTCTTCCCCCGTGCCATGttactgtgctgctgctgttccctagctgccccaccccagaggtggctgcatttcattgatCCTTATCTAATATCCTAGACACAGTAGGGACAGCCACTCATTGGGGTGGTCTGatcctttctctcctttcctgACTTGGCCTTTCTTaggctgctcctgctgcctcgCTCCTGCGGCTCCAGCGCCCGCTGCTCCGGGTGTTCAGCACGGAGACGGACCCAGCCGCGTCAGCAGAGCCAGTCGCCTTTGACACCGAATTGCGCTTTAAGGAGAAACCCTGGGAGTATCTAGAGACGGAAGGTATCCGgccaggagctgggaaggggTTGGTGCTAGGCCTTGGACCTGCTGCTTCACAGGCTGGTACCACCGAGAGCAACCTTGTGAGGGGCTCAGGTTTCCTGGAAGTGGTCTAGGGGCTCGAGTGGGGTGGGTAGCGGACCTGGGATCCAGGATTCTTGGGTTATGTGCCCTGCTCTGGGACGGGAGGAGAGTCTAGTGGATTAcagcggggcggggaggggctgggagtcaggacacctgggttttcATCTCTGGACCAGACTCTCAGTATGATCATTGCCCAGCCTCCTACCTatgtgactcagtttccacatctgtacaaGGGGTCTGATTCAACAGAGGCTGCACTCTCTCATATTCTCTAGGATCCTCGGTGTGAACCTCACCTGGGAATGGCtaactttcccctccccccttgcagAGTACATAGAGAGATATGGCGACAAGCCCATCTGGTTCGGCTATCGGCGTAACCACAAGGGACCCATCCCCCCTCAGAAGACCCGCAAGACCTGCATAGTGAGTGCAGCCTCACaccttgccctgccccccagcatgggcagggcttggggccaaTGACTAGCACCCCTGTCAGCTGCCCAGGCTCCAGGAAACACAtgggggagccagtggacacccaGACTCCACCCTATGGCATGAGCTGTCCTCAGCAAGGCCGGTTGGAGAGATGCCAGCAAAGAAAGAGCTCctcagtctagtggttagagcagggggggctgggagccaggactcctgagttctataccctgctctgggaggggagtggggtctaatgattagagcaagggggctgggagtcaacTTCTGGGTTTTGTCTGCAATCCAGGAAGAAAGTGTGGATCTAGTGCAGTGATCCTCAGACTGTGAGGTGCACCCCCATAGAGGGCACGGAGGAACCTtcggtggtggggagggagaagcagcaagggcagCCCCACAGTGGGAGGGAAGGGTGAAGAGAAAGCGCCATCCGGACCCTCTCTGCACCcaactctgctccagccccactcctagCTGCAGCTTGGGCTCCACTCTCAGCCAGAGCCCCACAATTCCCTGGCAGACAGGTGGCTGACAGATTCCATTACAGGTAAGGTGGGGGGTGACagaaaaagttggggaccactgatctagtggttagagcagagggcctgggagtcaggactcctgggttttgggTGGGGATTAGGGtctctagtgattagagcagggggtgaGGGTATAGAAGTGGGAGGAGAGTGAAAAGACCAATGGTCTGGCTAGCCTTGGTGAGATCCATAGCAGATCAGAAAGGGGTGGTTTGATGAGAGGCATGGGAAGGTAAATGGCAGGTGACACCAAACAAGGAGAAGTTTGAAGGTCAGCAGGACCCAGAGAACTTAGATCCGTTAGCAGCTGGTCCACGGGGGTCAGAATCATCCCCAGAGAATGTCGGAAAGGGACCAGGACAGGGGAGGCTGGAGAAGAGTCTAGTGGGATTTGAGAGCGCAGCCGGTGAGGATACCCGGCCCCTGGAGAGCGGCTGCtgtgcctgcctgcctctgctggtGACCATGGACAAGTCGCTGCccttttctgcctcagtttccccatgtataaAATGAGGCTAAAGACAGCAAAGCGTTTCGCCATCTCCAGATGTAAAGCCCTTGGGAACAGCTCGGGATAATTATAATAGCAGGGGACAGATGCTACGGCGCATGAGGAAGGTCAGGAAGGCCAATCTATGGAGACAGGCTATACCATATCTGAGCACTAGGGGTTGCTCGCACCTTCACCTTGTGCTAAGGACTGCCAGAGACGGGCTAgcaggctagatgggcccatgggtctgGCCCACCGTTGGCCCTGCTTTGTGGCTGGGGTGTGAGCAGGGTGGAGAGGCGACTCAGCTCTAACAGTCTCATTTGGTTCCCCAGAGAGGAGAGAAGATTGTggggcacccctgccccatctgccGAGACCAGAAACTCCACGTGGACTACAGGGTGAGGGGCTGAGCCCAACTCAGGCCATTCGGgccactccccatcccccagccggGCCTGTGACCCCCACCCCTTGacctggagagagaaaaaaagtgtgGTCTGGGCTCCCTGGGCACAGCTGTATGACCCCTGCTCTGTAATTCTCTTCATAAGGCCTGCCCTGGCTGTATGatcccctctttcccctctgccccaacaCTGTGATCCCCACTTCTTCCCTCAGGTTGGCCCTGTTTGTATagcgcccctgccccccccccctttggagAACCTGGTGTCCCCAAGCAGCCAGATGTCCTCTCTGTGGTGCCAGCCCCTTTCCTGCCTGTCCCTGCGCCTGCTGCTCACGGCTCCATCtttgcctctctctccctgcagaacGTGAAGCTCCTGGAGCAGTTCATCTGCTCCCACACGGGTATCACCTTCCATCCCACACGCACAGGTACATTCCCCCCCCTGCCCAGGGGGGCTTGGAGTCTGCCACAGGGAACCACTTTCCCAGTTAGACCAAaggcgggggcagggagccatCTGCTTGGTTCTGGGCGGGGACCCCAAGGGAGAGGAAGCAGAGGCAGTGGGAAGGCTGAGGTAGTGCAGAGGTGAGGGAGAATAGCCCAAGAGGCCAGAGGATAGTCTGTGTATGGGGGATGCTGGGAGGGGAATTGTTGCAGGTATGGGGAGAGGATGAAACTCTCCAAGGAGGTGACATTTCCCATCTAGTCCCATCCCCCCATGGGTCAGCATCACCCCGTGCAGCCTGTTTCCCAGGGAGATGGAGACTCCCCAtccagcccagccccaacctgggaaaCCCTCTTtgacccctggggccctgcctgtcccttttagaaatggaaaaggagccTCTGGATCAGTCTGCCCCAGTCAGCTCTCCAAACCCCACAGTTTCTACATCCTCTGAGACACGCTACCCCCTCCTTCCACTGCAGGTGTCTGCATGAAGCAGCATAAACGCTTGACCCAGGCGATTGACCAAGCTCGTGACCATGGTGAGTAGGGAGCTGGATATGACCAAGtgggaatagcagggggctgcgggttgggattgaggggcatcggcagagctgggctgtggggagcggggctgtgGATGGGGATTGACCCCTGCCTTGCTCAGCAGctgcctttccttccttcctccctcccccgccgccTGCAGGGCTCTTGAGCTTCCACATCCCCTTGGTGATGCTGCAGGGCAAGGACTACACCAACCAGCACCAGGCTGTGACCAagacaccccctgccccttccctgcagagCCAGGCACCCTGGTACCCCTGGTATGAGTGGCAGCAGCCGCctgaaaaggacattgccaggaTCCGCAGGATATACAAGGACTATCTGAAGGAGGAAACTGGCCCAGCATGAGGGCCCAGGGCAGGACTGGATGGAGTGTCCTGGGGCAAGGGGGATAGGCAACTCTTGGGGGAGCTCAGGCCTTCGGCCTCACCTGATGAGCTGGCCCTAGTCCCAACCCCTGCAGGGATAGCACTGAAGCTGCCCAGCTTCCGGCCATGACTTGTCCAAACCTTCAGTGGGGAATAAACTGGAAGATGCTGGCAGTGACTCCCTGTGGTTATTCACGCTGTGCTGGGAATGCGGAGCTGGactgggaatgggacatgggccCTTTCCCCTTCAGTGGGCACAAGCTCCCATCCAACCCCAGAGCAGAGGAACTGGCTGGCTATGGAGGTGGGGAATGGGATGCtgggcctttcacctctaggggtGCCAGCTCCAGTCTGGCCCCAGCTTAAACCTATTTCACATATCTCTAGGATGTATGGTCAGGCTCTTCCAGGAGAGCCAGCTGGGGCCAGTGCTGGCCAGGGGACTCTCTGATCCTGTGTTCTTACCATCTCTTCCCCAGATGCCCCATGGTAGCAGCAAAAAGCTGGATCAGGTCTGGCAGATGAaggcctggggaggggtgggaacgGGAGCAGAGCAGTGACAGGCAGTAGCGGAAATCTCAGCTTAGCTGATGACATAGCAGATAGCATGTCTACTCCCTGACCAACCTACAATGCAGCCCACCCAGTCCCAGGCACACACCAGAACAGCCACACTTCGACAATTGCAGACATGCAACTCACTCACACTCGATCAGATGCGCAATGTATCCACCTGCCTGTTCACAGACACATAGCCTGCTTACAGGGCACCTATCCACAgctgccccaactgagatcaaggGCCCATTGggctaggcgctgcacagacacgcagcgagagacagtccctgcttgaAAGCTCTTGCAAGCTGAACAGAAGAGGTCGAGGACGGCtcacccccattttgcagatagggGACCTGAGGCTTACAGAGGTACAAGGGCTTGCCCAGGGAGTCTGTGTCAGAGTTGGGAATTGGACCCCAATATCAGGTCCCTAGCCTGCAGACCCCCTCATTGGGCTAGGGAACCCCTTCTTTCCATGCCAGATGTCCCATAAACCCcaggcagctgggctcccagttACCACAGTGATGGCCGTAATATAAAAAGGAGTGGGTCAGACAAGCCTTTTTTGGTAGGGAAGGGGGCTATAGAGGCTCCCATTCTGTGGTACGGAGCTCCCTCTTGCAGCCTGATGTGGGGGTTTGCTCGCTTTAGGGATGGGGGCTGCTGTTTTGCCATGATACTCCCCCTGGCAGCTTAGCCTGAAGTGGGGGAATCCATctatgggagggaggagaagtccCCACAATTGCCTCTTCCCTTTCCTCAACCACCCTGGTTGACAGGAGGTGTCCCTCTCTTTAATTGTGGTGGGTGGAATATTCCTCCCTCATTCTGGTGACTGGAGACAAGCCTGGAGGTGGAAGTGTCCCCTAATATTGGATGGGTCACCTCTATAATACACCTTTGGATGAAACAGAACAGTGTGTAAGAGTGGAGGGTCTACTCTGGAGCAGTCTTATTATGGGAGATACAGACTGAGGGGGCCCTTCCACTGGGAGAGCCAGACTAAGGGTGTCTTATCATTTGAGGGGATGTCAGACTGTTATAAGTGGCTCTCTAATATTGGGGGACTGGAGTGTAAGGGGGTCCTTATGGGGTGGTGACAGGTTGGGGGACGTGCTTATGGTAGGGGGATAGTCCTTGAGGCTCTCTATGATGGGAGAGCCATTGTCTTGGGGAGGTCTTGTATAATAAGGGGGACCAGATGGGGGGGTTATGAAGTGAGGAGGAAGGCAGACTGAGGGGGGCAGTCCTGGGGGTCCCTATTGTAGGTTAGGCAGCTTCAGGGAGCAGAAGGACTTGATTATTGGGAGGATCCCTATGATGGAGACCAGATTGGGGTGTCCTGTGCATTGGAAGAGGCAGAGGTAGTTCCTTATTTGAGCTAGATTAAATGGGTCCTCTAATTAAGAGggtgaggctggggtgggggaaatcccCTATATTACTGATCATAAATTGGTGGATCCCTCTATATGGAGGGCAGCCTGTGGGAAGCCCCCCTATAATGGGAGGCAGATTAGGTGGATCCCCTAGTTGAGGGTGATGAGGCTTTGGGTGCTCCCCAGTATTGGGCAGACCTGGATTTGGGGGACAGCTACAGGGATCTTATCACCCATGATGCCCTGGAGCAGAAATGATGAGCACCCCTTACCCAGCATagtctggggcaggggtgaggggcactCATTACCCATCATGCTCTAGGACAAGGAGCAGCTATTAGCCATCATGGCCTGGGGCAGGAATCCTCCACTATCATGCCTTGGGGCAGGAGGCAGCCATTTACCCGTcatgctctggggcagggctggtgggcaCTCATTACTCATGATGCCctaggacagggagagagagcagcGTGAGAGAGGGGGCGGGGCAAGCTGAAGGCCGTGGTTGCTAGGGAGGCCCGGTTGCTAGGGGTGGGACCAGGGGCGGGACGGTTGCCACGGAAGCGGGGTGTCGCTAGGGGGCGGTGCGCGCGTTGCTAGACGGAAGCCGCGCGCcggagggcggggcagggggcgagCAGCAGGACCCGGATGCTGGCGGGCTATGGAGTTCCCTTTCGATGTGGACGCGCTGCTCGGGGAGCGGGTCACGGCGGTGGACCAGCACCTCCAGCCGCCGGGCCGCAGGGGGCCCGGCTACACCGCGGCCCATAGGTAACCATGGCAACGGCCTGGCCGCCCAGGGGTGATGGCAACTGGCATGAGGGCGGGCCCAGGGCACGGTGGGTAATGGATGCCCATCACCCCGCCCCAGGGCACCTTGGGTAAAGGgcgaccctgccccagggcaccaTGGGTAACGTGCCCATCACCCCGCCCCAGGGCACCTTGGGTAAAGGgcgaccctgccccagggcaccaTGGGTAACGTGCCCATCACCCCGCCCCAGGGCACCTTGGGTAAAGGgcgaccctgccccagggcaccaTGGGTAACGTGTCCATCACCCCGCCCCAGGGCACCTTGGGTAAAGGgcgaccctgccccagggcaccaCGGGTAACGTGCCCATCACCCCGCCCCAGGGCACCTTGGGTAAAGGgcgaccctgccccagggcaccaTGGGTAACGTGTCCATCACCCCGTCCTAGGGCACCTTGGGTAAAGGgcgaccctgccccagggcaccaTGGGTAACGTGCCCATCACCCCGCCCCAGGGCACCTTGGGTAATGGGGGggaccctgccccagggcaccaTGGGTAACGTGTCCATCACCCCGCCCCAGGGCACCTTGGGTAAAGGgcgaccctgccccagggcaccaTGGGTAACGT contains:
- the MRPS18B gene encoding 28S ribosomal protein S18b, mitochondrial, yielding MAASRGTLFLRRAASSLPGLALLPRLFWAQAAPAASLLRLQRPLLRVFSTETDPAASAEPVAFDTELRFKEKPWEYLETEEYIERYGDKPIWFGYRRNHKGPIPPQKTRKTCIRGEKIVGHPCPICRDQKLHVDYRNVKLLEQFICSHTGITFHPTRTGVCMKQHKRLTQAIDQARDHGLLSFHIPLVMLQGKDYTNQHQAVTKTPPAPSLQSQAPWYPWYEWQQPPEKDIARIRRIYKDYLKEETGPA